In a single window of the Elaeis guineensis isolate ETL-2024a chromosome 4, EG11, whole genome shotgun sequence genome:
- the LOC105043585 gene encoding hsp70-Hsp90 organizing protein 1, which translates to MADEAKARGNTAFSAGRFEEAIGHFSEAIELAPTNHVLYSNRSAAYASLNRYAEALADARKTVELKPDWAKGYSRLGAAYLGLGSADEAVAAYEKGLGLDPSNVALKSGLADARAAAARSRAPPPGASPFGKIFQGPDLWAKLTADPTTRGYLQQPDFIKMIQDVQKNPDSINLYLSDQRMMQVLGVLLNVKMRAPTNEMERDFPEPEPAKPQQEPAKKAPEPEPEPEPVEVSEEEKEARERKAEAQKEKEAGNMAYKKKDFETAIQHYTRAIELDDGDISFLTNRAAVYLETGKYEDCIKDCDKAVERGRELHSDFKMIARALTRKGTALVKLAKCSKDFEPAIETFQKALTEHRNPDTLKKLNDAERAKKELEQQEYFNPKIADEEREKGNDLFKQQKYPEAVKHYTEAIRRNPEDPRVYSNRAACYTKLGAMPEGLKDAEKCIELDPSFSKGYTRKGAIQFFMKEYDKALETYQEGLKHDPNNQELMDGVRRCVEQINKTNRGEISPEELKERQAKAMQDPEIQNILSDPIMRQVLIDFQENPRAAQEHLKNPQVMHKIQKLVSAGIVQMR; encoded by the exons ATGGCCGACGAGGCGAAAGCCCGGGGCAACACGGCCTTCTCCGCCGGCCGCTTCGAGGAGGCAATTGGCCACTTCTCGGAGGCGATCGAGCTCGCCCCCACCAACCACGTCCTCTATTCCAACCGCTCCGCTGCCTACGCGTCCCTCAACCGCTACGCCGAGGCCCTAGCCGACGCCCGCAAGACAGTCGAGCTCAAGCCCGACTGGGCCAAGGGCTACAGCCGCCTCGGCGCCGCCTACCTGGGCCTCGGCAGCGCCGACGAGGCTGTCGCCGCCTACGAGAAGGGCCTCGGGCTCGATCCCTCCAACGTGGCCCTCAAATCCGGCCTTGCCGACGCCCGGGCAGCCGCTGCTCGCAGCCGCGCCCCGCCGCCGGGGGCCTCGCCCTTTGGCAAGATTTTCCAGGGGCCGGATCTGTGGGCCAAGCTCACCGCGGATCCGACCACCAGGGGGTACCTCCAGCAGCCGGATTTCATTAAGATGATTCAAGACGTGCAGAAGAACCCTGACAGCATCAACTTGTATCTCTCGGATCAAAGGATGATGCAGGTGCTCGGTGTTCTTCTCAATGTGAAGATGAGGGCGCCCACCAATGAGATGGAGAGGGACTTCCCGGAACCAGAGCCAGCGAAGCCCCAGCAGGAGCCGGCAAAGAAGGCACCGGAACCAGAGCCGGAGCCCGAGCCGGTGGAAGTatcggaggaggagaaggaagcaAGGGAAAGGAAGGCGGAGGCACAGAAGGAGAAGGAGGCGGGTAATATGGCGTACAAAAAGAAGGACTTTGAGACGGCAATCCAGCATTACACTCGAGCGATCGAGCTTGATGATGGGGACATATCGTTCCTTACCAACAGGGCCGCAGTTTACCTGGAGACGGGAAAG TATGAAGATTGTATAAAGGATTGTGATAAAGCTGTTGAGAGGGGCAGAGAGCTTCATTCTGACTTTAAAATGATAGCAAGGGCATTGACTAGGAAGGGAACTGCACTAGTGAAGCTTGCTAAATGCTCAAAGGATTTTGAGCCTGCTATTGAGACCTTCCAGAAAGCTTTAACTGAACATCGTAATCCTGACACATTGAAAAAGCTTAATGATGCTGAGAGGGCAAAAAAAGAACTAGAGCAGCAAGAGTACTTTAATCCTAAAATAGCTGATGAAGAACGTGAGAAGG GCAACGATCTTTTCAAGCAACAAAAATACCCAGAAGCGGTGAAACACTACACTGAAGCTATAAGAAGGAATCCAGAGGATCCAAGG GTATACAGCAACAGAGCTGCTTGCTACACTAAGTTGGGTGCTATGCCTGagggtctgaaggatgcagagaagTGCATTGAGCTGGATCCATCATTTTCCAAAGGATACACAAGGAAAGGTGCTATTCAGTTCTTTATGAAAGAATATGACAAGGCATTAGAAACATACCAGGAGGGCTTAAAACATGACCCAAACAATCAGGAACTGATGGATGGTGTGAGGAG GTGCGTAGAACAGATTAATAAGACTAATAGGGGTGAGATAAGCCCAGAGGAATTGAAAGAGAGACAG GCAAAGGCTATGCAGGATCCAGAAATACAGAATATCTTGTCCGATCCCATCATGCGACAG GTATTGATCGACTTCCAGGAGAACCCTAGGGCTGCCCAGGAACATCTCAAGAATCCCCAGGTCATGCACAAGATACAGAAGCTTGTCAGCGCTGGAATAGTCCAAATGAGATAA